A segment of the Pedobacter faecalis genome:
CATAAAAACAATCTTCACGTCGAGCATACCTGTCCAGTTTTCCAGGTACCAGATATCAAACTCCACGCGTTTACGCATGGCGTCATCTTCCTTCGTTTCACCGCGGTACCCGTTTACCTGCGCCCAGCCTGTGATGCCAGGTTTAGTAAAATGGCGGACCATGAATTGGCCTATAATTGCTTTGTACGCTTCTGTATGGCTCAGCATATGCGGGCGTGGACCAACTACACTCATACTTCCATAAAACACATTGAAAAACTGAGGCAATTCATCCAGGCTTGTTTTGCGCAGGAAACGTCCAATTGGAGTGATCCGATCATCGTCTTTCGTAGCCTGCTTCTTGTCGCTGTCTTTATTTACCTTCATGCTCCGAAACTTGTAACACCAGAACGGTTCATCGTTCCGGCCACTGCGCAATTGCTTAAAGAGCACCGGGCCTGGACTCTGCAGTTTAATCAGTATTGCGATAATCGGATAAAGCCAGCTCATGATAAACACAATAACGAGTCCGCTAAAAATAACATCAAAAGCCCGCTTCTTAAAACGGTTGCCCATAATTTCCAGCGGCTCGTTGCGCAAGGTAATCACAGGGAACTCACCACCCATATAATTGATCGTATAGGGGGCGGCTAGGGTACCTGCAATGTCGGGGATAAACTTTAAACGCAGACATTGCTTATCAGCCTCGCGCACCAGATTATGAATATGCGACATCCGGTCGGGCGGCACTGCAACATAAAGATCCTGCACGCCATTTGCCGCAGCCTGTTCCATCTCGCTAACCACATCCTCAGAGAGCATTCCCGTTTTATAGTTAAATCCACTGCTCGTATTGCCCACAAATCCGTAAAAATCAAAGTTCTTTCTTGCTTTGAGATATTCCGCCAAACGCTGGCCTGTGGGATTCAAACCCATTACCGCAACTTTTTTCGTGACCTTATACTTGTTAATCAGCAAGAACTGCAGTGCCGTGCCTATAAAGCGGTTAAGTATGAAGGAAAGTCCGAGCAGGATATAAAATACCACGATAAAAGTCCGGGAAAATTCCGCGTCTTTCTGGAACATCAGGTATAACGAAAACAAGATAAAGTGCATCAGTACACTGCGCCAGGTACCCCGGTATATCCTTTCCAGTTTACGGGCGCCATATTCGGTGTAGAGTCCAAAAAGCGTCGCATTGAAAAGCCAGATCAAATTGCAGACAACCACATAATGCTTCAAAAGCTCAATCCAGACGTCCTTTCCCAGCAAATTTGTCACATAATAAGCGACGAAATACACCAGGTTGAGCATTAATAAATCAGTGACCGCGAGGATGTAACGTAGAAGATAAAGATACCGTGTCTGCATGTAGCGAATAAAAAATTAAATAAAATAGCTTATCTCATTTATTTTTTTCTGGTTCACAACAAAATTACAAATTTATACCGGCATTTTCAGAATTATTTTCTAGTCGCAATATTATGATATGCTATATTTTTCATGAAAAAATCGTTAATTTTAATTTTGCTAATACGTTTTATTTGTATTTAATGTAATTTTACAACCAGATCATCGAAAGATGTGATTTTTCCTCCCTGTTCGAACAAATTTTACCAAACAATCTTTAATATAACCCTACTGAACATGGAAAAGCATCCAGAACCAACATGGCTGAGTGAGGCCAGGGTATACGCCAAATGCCCAAGATGCAAAACCGGAGACCTCGACACCAGAATTCCCCGTGGATTTTTAGTTAAGCGTCTGCTCGGCCATAGCTTTAAACGCTACAAGTGCAACAACTGTGGCGCAAAAATATATGTAAGGGCATAAAAAAGCCCGCATCAAAGCGGGCTGAGAATCTTGCATTAAGCCCAGAGGTTCTCCGGATATACGCCGTCGTTGACCAGCTTTTGCAGTTCCCCGCGCACCACCGCGGCATCTTCCTTAAAAGTCACACCAAACCATTTGGCCGGTGTAGGAATCATTTTAAGTTCAGCTTTCCCCGCCTTGATACACAGGTCGGCAACTTCCGGAATTAAAAATTCCGCTTTCAAATCAGTTTCGAGATGCTTATCCAGGAACTTGCTGTATTCGCCCTCACTCCAGTTTACAAATTCTGGCGTAAAACAAAAGAAATTCATGCTTACCTTCGTATCCAGCGGCAATTCCTTTTCTGAGTCGCCTTCTTTCGTAATAGCCTTGCCATCTACCTTGTAGATCTCCTTACGCTCAATAATTCCGCTTACATTACCTTCAGCATTCACGCTGATCTCTCCGCGGGTAACTGATCCATTGTCGCTCAAAGTATTCTTTAATAAATATCCCATGCTGGCGTACTTGCCGTCTGTCGCCTGGCTAGTAAGGAAATCATAAGCCAACTTGAAGGACTCATACCCGTAAAAATCATCCGCGTTGATTACCGCAAAAGGACCATCTACCACATCCTTTGTGCATAGCAGCGCATGCTGTGTGCCGAAAGGCTTCACCCGCTCAGCGGGAATAGTTCTACCGCCGCTAAATTTATCGGGCGACTGATACACATAGTCCAATTCAATTTTACCAGACAGCTTCGGCTCAATAGCGGCCTTGAAAGCCTCGGCAAATTCTTCACGAATAATAAAGATCACCTTACCAAACCCTGCTTTAATCGCATCATAAATAGAGTACTCCATAATCGTTTCGCCCGAAGGGCCAAATGATTCTGTTTGTTTGTTACCACCATAACGGCTGGCCATACCGGCCGCCAGAATTACAAGAGCAGGTTTCATTTCAGACATAGTTGTAAATTATTATTTAAAATTATTTGCATTTATCAAATCAAATATCAAAATTCACGATCAATTAGGGATACCTAAACAATAACAGCAAAACAATGTTATTGTTATAATCAACTTAACCAAATATTATGAACGTCGAAATAATCATCTGCACATTAGCGTTTCTTTACGTCCTGGTCTGGCTATGGCTATGGTTTCAAATGAAAAAAGCTGTCACCACCGAGGATTAAAAAAAATGGCCTTAGAGATTACGCTCCAAAGCCAAATATATCATTATTAACTACACCGTCCTACTAGTTACAATTTGGTAACTTAAATTGTGCTAAAACGTTAACAGTGTTTGTGGATTGAACATAGGTTGCGGTACCGCTTACTGTACCCGGAAAGGTAAAGTTTTCCTTTCTGAACATAATCTCAGCGGTTTTCCAGTTGTTACCGTATTGCGCCTCTACCACATATTCGGTGTTGTTTTTGAGTATCAGATCAAGTTTTCCATTAACAACATACACTACCGAGCTTTGTGTTGAACCTTTCTCCCTGATTCTCGCCCAGGAGCTAACGTTTTCGTTAACCGGTTTATTCGGACAAGTACCCTGAAGTACCATCTTCACGTTGACCAAATCGATGTTGGTCGCCGGCGGAATATCTAATACAATCGAACCGGTAGCACAGGAAGGCATGAAAGGTGTTACGAGGTAACGAGTCCGAAGCGTCTCGTCAAAGATCTGAAACCTAACGTTCTCGTTAGGGATACGGACGGTCCATTGATTGGAGCCGGAAACATATGCGTATGAACCGGTAGTATAGCCACGTTCCGACTCGATATACACCACATAATTTGCACCTACTCTTCCAGGTGCATTGACTGTTATTTGGAACGGTTTATCACAGAATGACGAAGTCCAGTCAAAGTTCCAAAAAGAAAGGTGACTTGCCGTAAACGATGCGGATAAATTACCTCTCCCGTCATCCGCAATCGTTGCGGATGACTCGAATTTCCACTGCCCGGTTTTATCGTCAAGGCTCCAAACAGGTAGCTTGTCGCCTGCCTTAACAGGCTGCCCTGTCTCAGGATTGGTCACATTATTACTCACATCCATCTTAATCTCAAGGGGCTTCGAGAAGTTTTTCACCTCTACTCCGCCCGCATACATATCCATCGCAATAAAACCCGCCGTAATAAATGCAACACCGCCAGGTATTGGCTGACCGTTCTCACCCGTGATGTTCGTTACATTAAATCCGCCTGGAAATGCGGTTAGAGATTCCGTTGATTCGGTCCCGTATTGTACAATGCGAGTCTCCAACTGAGCGGCTACTATCTTGTTTCCCTGAGCATCAAGAAATTCCGTTCCGGCAGGTATCACAATAGATGCCTGTTCGCTCATACCCGCATTAGCAGGTGTCTCAATGGTAATAGGAGCAGTTGGAACACCTCCCTGCAACGGAAATTCTTCCACTAGCGCAGTAGTTCCAGGAACAGGGTTGGCATATTCAATCACCGGAACAACCACCGACTGCGGTTCATCTGCAGTAATACGGAAAGTATGCGTTGCCGGCGTAAATCCAGGAACTTCCGCGGCTACGGTAAAGACGATAGGATCCGACTCAGAAGGCATTACACCTTTCTTCAAGGCCAGGAAAATACGACCTTCCGAAGCATTAAAAGTCGTTTTATTATCGGAGGTTACTACCTTATCAGCATCCGGGCCACCAATGGTTACCGGAAAATTGTTAGGCTGGTTTGCCGCACCATCTACAGCGTTCACAAACTGAACAGCCGTGGGAGCCTTAAGTACATTGGTATTTATGTTAATGGTTACACCCTCACCAGGGTTTTTACAAGCATACAGCACTACGCCAGCCGACAGCAATGCGAACAGTATCAGAAGAATATCTTTAGTTTTCATAGCAGGTTATTTTGAGAATTTAAAGGTCAGATTAAGTTGCAGTACCGGAAGCCACCTGTAGTCTTTCATGTTGCGTTCCAATATCGGTCCGTTGTGGCCATTATCTGCAAGGTACTCCGTGCCCACCATGGTCACGCTTGGAGCAGAAAGATAATAAGTTCCCAAATCAACGTTCACGTTGAACCGACCTTGAGGAATACCTCTGCCGAAGCCTAGTCCGAAGTAAGGCGCAAATTCTTTATAAGTCGCCGTAGTCGTTAATTTGCCTATTTCCTCAGGTTCAAGCGTAATACCATCCTGGGTCACAGACTCATTAGGTATCGTTTCCATCGTCGCCTCCGCCTTAAAGAAGTAGCCGGCACCTGCGTTGATCCGCAGCCAGCTAATCGGACTGAATTCTGCCCACAAATGCATGTTGGAAGCCTCTGCTTTCAAGGTGTTATCAGAAGATAAATTGTCAAAGCTGATACCTTTTTCAATTTTTACTGATCCGAAAGAAGCACCCAGGCGGGCAGAAAGGTTAGGCAAGAAAGCGTAACGGGCTGCTACGCCGAATCCCTGTGTACCAGCGTGGGCCTGTACGGCAGCGTTTTCCAATGAGAACTTAAAGCCAGAAGCAGATTTAGCAGAATCGGCAGGCGCGTCCTGAGCCCAAACTGCAACAACACTCATGCACAAAACAAGGAACGAGAGTAAGCGTCTTTTCATAATTTGATATTTTTTTCCGCAAAAATCCTGAAAATGCATCAAAAACCAAAGAAAACATGCCTTTTGAGCGCAAAATCCCTGTAAACGGGTATTATGCAGGAAACAAAATAGTTTTAGCAAGACATTTTTGCTGAACGATCACAATATCATCTACATGTATTCATTAAAGTGCTGGAAAATTACCTAAATTCGCTACACATAAACAAAGCTCTTGACTATTGAAAGTACTTCATACCCAAACCGAACAGCACCTTATCCGAAACAGTATAGCAGAGATAGCAGCTATCGCACACAAGCTGCCCGGCGTTGTCGTCATTCACGATCTGGCCGACTGGAGTGTAGCATGGGTATCAGAGCGCGGGCTGAAGGAGCTTGGCGCGTCACTCGAGGAAATAACCGCACTCAGCTCAGAACAATATCATCAGCGATATTTCAATCCGGAGGACTCGAGCGACTATGTTCCTAAAATATCCGCGCTCATGGAAAGCAATATAACAGACCAAACCTGCGCCTATTTTCAACAGGTTCGCCTTGCTGGCGAACCGGATTTTACATGGCACATGGCCAGCACCATGGTATTGCTCCGTAACGATCAGGGAAAACCATTGCTCACCATCACCATGGCCTTCCCTATGGATTCCATGCATCACATGGCCACAAAAGCCGAGCGCCTGATGGAAGAAAACAACTTCCTGCGCAGCAACTACAAGACCTTTGCTACCCTTAGCGAACGAGAAAAGGAAATCCTGCAATACATGGCACGGGGCTACTCCGCCATCCAAACTGCCGATTCCCTTTTTATTTCTAAACAAACCGTGGAAACACACCGGAAAAACATCCGCAAAAAACTAAACGCACAATCCAGTTACGAGCTTACCATGTATGCCCGGGCTTTTGATCTCATATAAATGAAAAAGACCCAATGTTGCGATCTGCAGCGCTGCTTTATGTGCCAATGTACGATGAAGGAATGGCAACCCGCTATCGCGGCACACAAGAAAAACTTCGTGGTCAAAAAGAACGAAGTTATCTTCCGAGAAGGCGATCCGGTGACCGGCATTTACTTTGTTTATACGGGCAATGTAAAAGTGCATAAGCATTGGGGCGACAAAGAACTTATCATCCGTTTTGCCAACAACGGGAAAATCCTGGGTCACCGCGGTCTGGGCACTGCCGATGCCACTTACCCTATATCGGCCACTGCACTCGAAGAAACCAAACTCTGCTTTATCCCGGCCGAGTTCTTCATCAGTACGTTAAAAGTCAATCACGATTTCGCGTTCAAGCTGATGATGTTCTATGCCGCCGAATTAGAAGAATCGGAAAAGAAAATGCGGAACCTGGCACTTATGCCCGTAAAAGGCAGGCTTGCCGTCGCTTTGCTCCAGCTTAAAGAACAATTCGGGCTCGATGAAAACCAGTGCATTGCGGTAGATATGAGCAGACAGGATCTCGCGGCCTTCGCAGGGGCAACTTATGAGACCGTATTCCGCACCATGAACGAAATGATCCAGGAAAACCTCATCAGCCTTTCAGGCAAACGCATTGCGATCTCTTCCGAAGCAACGCTGACTGCGCTAATCACTTCTTAAAACTTATATCCCAAACCA
Coding sequences within it:
- a CDS encoding undecaprenyl-phosphate glucose phosphotransferase — translated: MQTRYLYLLRYILAVTDLLMLNLVYFVAYYVTNLLGKDVWIELLKHYVVVCNLIWLFNATLFGLYTEYGARKLERIYRGTWRSVLMHFILFSLYLMFQKDAEFSRTFIVVFYILLGLSFILNRFIGTALQFLLINKYKVTKKVAVMGLNPTGQRLAEYLKARKNFDFYGFVGNTSSGFNYKTGMLSEDVVSEMEQAAANGVQDLYVAVPPDRMSHIHNLVREADKQCLRLKFIPDIAGTLAAPYTINYMGGEFPVITLRNEPLEIMGNRFKKRAFDVIFSGLVIVFIMSWLYPIIAILIKLQSPGPVLFKQLRSGRNDEPFWCYKFRSMKVNKDSDKKQATKDDDRITPIGRFLRKTSLDELPQFFNVFYGSMSVVGPRPHMLSHTEAYKAIIGQFMVRHFTKPGITGWAQVNGYRGETKEDDAMRKRVEFDIWYLENWTGMLDVKIVFMTVINMLKGEENAY
- a CDS encoding nucleotidyltransferase family protein, with amino-acid sequence MKPALVILAAGMASRYGGNKQTESFGPSGETIMEYSIYDAIKAGFGKVIFIIREEFAEAFKAAIEPKLSGKIELDYVYQSPDKFSGGRTIPAERVKPFGTQHALLCTKDVVDGPFAVINADDFYGYESFKLAYDFLTSQATDGKYASMGYLLKNTLSDNGSVTRGEISVNAEGNVSGIIERKEIYKVDGKAITKEGDSEKELPLDTKVSMNFFCFTPEFVNWSEGEYSKFLDKHLETDLKAEFLIPEVADLCIKAGKAELKMIPTPAKWFGVTFKEDAAVVRGELQKLVNDGVYPENLWA
- a CDS encoding helix-turn-helix transcriptional regulator: MKVLHTQTEQHLIRNSIAEIAAIAHKLPGVVVIHDLADWSVAWVSERGLKELGASLEEITALSSEQYHQRYFNPEDSSDYVPKISALMESNITDQTCAYFQQVRLAGEPDFTWHMASTMVLLRNDQGKPLLTITMAFPMDSMHHMATKAERLMEENNFLRSNYKTFATLSEREKEILQYMARGYSAIQTADSLFISKQTVETHRKNIRKKLNAQSSYELTMYARAFDLI
- a CDS encoding Crp/Fnr family transcriptional regulator, producing the protein MKKTQCCDLQRCFMCQCTMKEWQPAIAAHKKNFVVKKNEVIFREGDPVTGIYFVYTGNVKVHKHWGDKELIIRFANNGKILGHRGLGTADATYPISATALEETKLCFIPAEFFISTLKVNHDFAFKLMMFYAAELEESEKKMRNLALMPVKGRLAVALLQLKEQFGLDENQCIAVDMSRQDLAAFAGATYETVFRTMNEMIQENLISLSGKRIAISSEATLTALITS